A part of Astatotilapia calliptera chromosome 15, fAstCal1.2, whole genome shotgun sequence genomic DNA contains:
- the kif26bb gene encoding kinesin-like protein KIF26B isoform X1 → MSSLTGRGREGFPASIRGGLWSAEVQHHFETAGKDRQPKERPSPVGAGGSRGDPYRNMCQRADDVPSYKSLPGSVGDRIRTTMSFRTICRGGSMSANPGFGRSDRKVARCEKCSATLVALKKQALSLAVHHHFSCKDLSDLSAFLHENLRVHSRSTTDFRERDQGECGACGTNLYQLKQEAIHVALSRGQALAKPSFEASLSTGSLFGQIEAKRGDRASREALDQSHTPQSPRSPRTPQRTPQTLRRRGPKLPNPDMGRWVEEQQQLVAFKSASRANGVTTNPYRQATDDAYQSCRDVGAVQTTSKIPHISRVVSIANTAAMSFLTRAAEKLSLTLRKKGHASDPAPSQLSTCFREIIQKNPPPVPTCLLQAATRTKDSPSVGKVKVVLRVNPSLSESQGQPPVLRIDPSKKRVTIVEPVTKSHQRATMTLGRDGKSQLKTFTFDSAYPQESSQAEVCAGVLADVIRCVLSGSDACVLGLGCADVGSWSSMVGSGENIGKLGLIPCAISWLYSAIERRRERTWTDLSVSVSAIELCCGEEDTLRDLLGEVVPSLGSIHDSPKAHIKLQEDPVYGVQLHKHNRVKAPTAERAASLLDAAVAARRHSDFITYLCDSSIMFFTLHVQPPRTESSTIGKGSRGATKLTMIDVCSGMRGVNKNKPPHSELGPIVLSLLSGQKSTANKIGKLTLLLRESLGHTNCHTTVIAQIMDSLTHLQENFSTIQLASRFRRTQKRTKQSTSCSPCARSLTREKKGLQSFSLRAFHSTDEVDVDIRPFRLRDELDERSSSEQSCDTVIQIDSDGSVHPRSAPRQAQPEFVPIIPSLHPNKADLDDPEFAALLQELLRIPQLQVEKTTESALLGQTDVLKGERKQPERDCLKCDTFAQLQERLGCIDGSEMTMDVLRSSLKGACLNNVTVKSQHPEESVKRADTEAPQTLLNKGLSCSQTSAGEKQTDGAGDSFQREDSGLYDCEECSATSSSEELLNQTLGLNATCRSEPSNTRTLKSGNGVSSKRFNVDAKVTAGASSLALEPSHKQDRAETADWFKTDKRTSPVGKSSPISPSSTCSSSHSLAKSVVLGDVLNSHPKQDVKEMKATITVTVQQPLDLKGQDELVFSMVEEVTISGAYDRARTGGNIICIRDGAHSQAHAEVSASSQPIQIISNVSEESAAPGSSGAPESSAAHPAGTEKSQHQVRREKRVLPSFINPMLINTDLDCDLDCAKDNESHCETLAGVRSESESIRNTARCSEHREVLQEKCAPVASQKHVKKTDKSCSQMSYEPVVLEHLSFCNKPSDNKTCEQTNTDKAHPRDRGHVYSSNTAELSEGTEITCRDTPKRTGESPGCQETILCSYSTGSLPRAWQSAKHQDAHLVDSRGLTSSTPCSPRVTLERRKARQHSPTNHNLYISSPQRYGTDFKQDPGATFRKGIGSVIDKSTSAVKRDNTSRRLRSPMEESGRLFSAKLQQLARRTSSLGRIPRDFPALERGGSNASVSSRGSSRGSTEGACKSGYKGNFEGDCTFPRASRSPRKNPRSEHHFFPSENPATQSSRHIHSKLSAVGKLKTSSPKVRRSSAPSIKNPGVSHKTLQDSINHSASLSPDSKTVSHERTSSFFPSSPPRSHRSISRTPSQSSTSSSTKSAIQGFVNGRLSDFLKERAPSPTTGGSDQTTSLPSPYSQLTSPRMPDHLSGHASDTTSVLSGDLPPAMGKTSLHFSNRNSLVSSGYDSMVRDSEATGSSTSARDSVSDRSGSLLSAARSGRPSRRRGGTGTQQRHLSHDSPLTLRRSASGLRSRWMDQGIPEAYEIKVYEIDNVQRMQERAGAGKQGPTCFSAKLKLLEHRQQRISEVRAKYNNLRRELELAKRRLMLEPATWNHEFDLWQTFEVDSLEHLEALELVTARLERKVSLCKANVMMVTCFDGVAGRRRKKRRRKTADHRFTERY, encoded by the exons ATGtcatctctgactggaagaggaagagaggggTTTCCAGCCTCGATCAGAGGAGGTCTCTGG AGCGCAGAAGTGCAGCATCACTTTGAGACCGCAGGGAAGGACCGCCAGCCCAAGGAGCGCCCCTCTCCTGTGGGTGCCGGAGGGTCCAGGGGCGACCCATATCGGAATATGTGCCAGAGAGCAGACGATGTCCCGTCTTACAAGTCCCTCCCTGGATCTGTAGGAGACCGCATCCGGACAACCATGTCCTTTAGGACTATATGTAGAGGAGGCTCCATGTCGGCGAATCCCGGCTTTGGGAGGTCCGATCGGAAAGTTGCTCGTTGCGAGAAGTGCTCAGCGACCCTTGTTGCTCTGAAGAAACAAGCCCTTAGCCTGGCTGTTCACCATCACTTCTCCTGCAAG GACTTGAGTGACCTGTCGGCATTTCTTCATGAAAACCTCCGGGTCCATAGTCGGTCCACCACGGACTTCAGAGAAAGAGACCAGGGGGAGTGTGGAGCCTGCGGTACAAACCTGTACCAGCTCAAGCAAGAGGCCATCCATGTGGCTCTGAGCCGGGGTCAGGCATTAGCCAAGCCTTCTTTTGAAGCCAGCCTCAGCACTGGCTCACTGTTTGGACAAATTGAAGCAAAGCGAGGAGACAGGGCTTCGAGGGAGGCTCTGGATCAAAGCCACACTCCTCAGAGCCCACGCAGCCCCAGGACGCCTCAAAGGACCCCACAGACCCTCAGACGAAGGGGGCCCAAGCTCCCCAACCCTGATATGGGCCGCtgggtggaggagcagcagcagctggtggCTTTTAAATCTGCATCCAGAGCTAATGGTGTCACCACAAACCCTTACCGTCAG GCTACAGATGATGCCTATCAGAGCTGCAGGGATGTCGGGGCTGTACAGACCACCTCTAAGATCCCGCACATATCCAGAGTGGTGTCCATCGCCAACACTGCAGCTATGTCCTTTCTGACTAG GGCAGCTGAGAAGCTCAGCCTGACACTGAGGAAAAAGGGCCATGCTTCTGATCCAGCTCCCTCTCAACTCTCCACCTGCTTCAGGGAAATCATCCAGAAAAACCCACCGCCCGTCCCCACCTGCCTGCTGCAAGCTGCCACTAGAACCAAGGACTCGCCCAGCGTTGGCAAG GTGAAAGTCGTGCTGAGGGTGAACCCATCGCTGTCAGAGAGCCAAGGCCAACCACCTGTTCTCCGGATCGACCCGTCCAAGAAGAGAGTAACCATAGTGGAGCCGGTCACCAAAAGCCATCAGCGTGCTACCATGACACTGGGCAGGGATGGCAAAAGTCAGCTGAAGACCTTCACCTTTGACAGTGCATATCCTCAGGAGTCAAGCCAG GCCGAGGTGTGTGCAGGCGTCTTGGCTGATGTCATCCGCTGTGTGCTCAGCGGCAGCGATGCCTGTGTCCTGGGCTTGGGTTGTGCTGATGTGG GGTCCTGGTCCAGCATGGTGGGCAGTGGTGAGAACATTGGGAAGCTCGGCTTGATTCCTTGTGCCATCTCCTGGCTGTACAGCGCCATCGAGCGCCGCAGAGAGAGGACGTGGACCGATCTCAGTGTGTCAGTGTCTGCTATCGAACTGTGCTGCGGAGAGGAGGACACGCTGAGGGATCTGCTGGGGGAAGTTGTTCCATCATTAGGCAGCATCCACGACAGCCCGAAAGCCCACATTAAACTCCAGGAGGACCCAGTCTACGGAGTCCAG cTACACAAGCACAACCGGGTGAAGGCCCCCACTGCCGAGCGGGCTGCTTCCCTCCTGGATGCAGCCGTCGCAGCACGTCGGCACAGTGACTTTATTACGTACCTGTGTGACAGCTCCATCATGTTCTTCACCCTTCACGTGCAGCCTCCACGTACGGAGAGCAGCACCATTGGAAAAG GTTCCCGCGGCGCCACCAAGTTGACCATGATAGACGTGTGTAGTGGTATGAGGGGTGTcaacaaaaataaacccccCCATTCTGAGCTGGGCCCAATCGTCCTGTCTCTTCTAAGTGGACAGAAAAGCACCGCAAACAA GATTGGGAAGTTGACGTTGCTCCTTCGAGAGTCCCTGGGCCACACAAATTGCCACACTACAGTAATTGCTCAAATCATGGATTCTTTGACACACCTTCAAGAGAACTTCTCTACCATCCAGCTTGCTTCTCGTTTTCGCAGGACACAGAAGAGGACGAAG CAGTCTACCTCATGTTCTCCTTGTGCGAGGAGTCTgactagagaaaaaaaagggctgCAGTCGTTCTCCCTGCGGGCGTTCCACTCTACCGATGAGGTAGACGTCGACATCCGTCCTTTTCGCCTGCGTGATGAACTGGATGAACGCTCCAGTAGTGAACAGTCTTGCGACACAGTCATCCAGATAGACTCAGACGGCTCAGTCCACCCCAGATCAGCCCCGAGGCAGGCGCAGCCCGAGTTTGTACCAATCATACCGTCTTTGCACCCTAACAAGGCGGACTTGGACGACCCAGAGTTTGCTGCTCTCCTCCAGGAGCTTCTGAGAATTCCTCAGCTGCAAGTAGAAAAGACGACAGAGTCAGCTCTTCTGGGGCAAACCGACGTTTTGAAAGGAGAAAGGAAGCAACCAGAGAGGGACTGTCTCAAATGTGACACGTTTGCTCAACTTCAAGAACGTCTGGGGTGCATCGATGGAAGTGAAATGACCATGGATGTGCTCAGATCTTCCTTAAAAGGTGCCTGTTTAAATAATGTCACTGTTAAGTCACAGCACCCGGAGGAATCTGTAAAACGCGCAGACACTGAAGCTCCACAGACACTGCTGAATAAGGGGCTGAGCTGCAGTCAGACCTCTGCTGGAGAAAAGCAAACAGACGGTGCTGGAGACAGTTTTCAGAGAGAAGATTCGGGTTTGTACGACTGTGAGGAGTGTAGTGCCACCAGTTCCAGCGAGGAACTGCTCAATCAAACTCTGGGTCTGAACGCGACCTGCCGCTCTGAGCCTTCTAACACCAGGACTCTTAAGTCAGGTAATGGGGTTTCTTCCAAGCGCTTTAATGTGGATGCAAAGGTCACGGCAGGGGCCAGTTCTCTTGCACTTGAACCTTCACACAAACAGGACAGAGCTGAAACTGCTGATTGgttcaaaacagacaaaaggacCTCACCAGTTGGCAAAAGCTCCCCCATATCTCCTTCTTCTACGTGCTCCTCTTCACACTCCCTGGCTAAAAGTGTTGTACTCGGAGACGTCCTAAACAGTCACCCCAAACAGGATGTTAAGGAAATGAAAGCCACGATCACAGTGACCGTTCAGCAGCCGCTGGACTTAAAAGGTCAAGATGAGCTGGTTTTCTCTATGGTAGAAGAGGTGACCATCAGTGGAGCGTACGACAGAGCAAGGACAGGTGGAAATATTATTTGCATCAGAGACGGAGCTCATTCACAGGCACACGCTGAAGTCTCGGCTAGTTCTCAGCCAATCCAGATAATCAGCAACGTCAGCGAGGAATCTGCAGCTCCAGGCTCCTCTGGTGCTCCCGAAAGCTCTGCTGCTCATCCTGCTGGCACTGAAAAGTCCCAGCATCAAGTCAGAAGGGAGAAAAGGGTGTTGCCTTCATTTATTAACCCCATGTTGATTAATACAGACTTGGATTGTGACTTGGATTGTGCCAAAGACAACGAAAGTCACTGTGAAACTTTAGCAGGAGTCAGGTCAGAATCAGAGTCCATTAGAAATACAGCTCGATGTTCAGAACACAGGGAGGTCCTTCAGGAGAAGTGTGCACCTGTGGCTTCTCAGAAACACGTCAAAAAGACTGACAAGTCTTGTAGCCAAATGTCTTATGAGCCAGTCGTCTTAGAACATTTGAGTTTTTGTAATAAACCTTCAGACAACAAAACGTGTGagcagacaaacacagacaaggCCCACCCCAGAGACCGTGGGCATGTTTACTCCTCGAACACTGCAGAGCTTTCAGAGGGGACTGAGATCACATGCAGAGATACACCCAAGAGGACTGGTGAGTCACCTGGTTGCCAAGAAACCATCCTTTGCTCCTATTCAACAGGTAGCTTACCTCGAGCATGGCAAAGTGCCAAACACCAGGATGCCCACCTCGTAGACTCAAGGGGGCTGACATCATCCACTCCCTGCAGCCCAAGGGTAACTCTCGAGAGGAGGAAGGCGAGGCAGCACTCCCCTACTAACCACAACCTCTATATTTCCTCTCCTCAAAGATATGGAACAGACTTCAAACAGGATCCTGGTGCTACTTTCAGGAAGGGTATTGGATCTGTGATTGATAAATCCACTTCAGCAGTAAAACGTGATAATACAAGCAGGAGGCTCAGGTCACCGATGGAGGAGAGTGGCAGGCTTTTCAGTGCCAAACTACAGCAGCTGGCTAGACGGACGAGCTCTCTCGGGCGGATCCCAAGAGACTTTCCAGCCCTAGAAAGAGGCGGCAGCAACGCTTCTGTGAGCTCCAGGGGAAGCTCCAGGGGAAGTACTGAAGGAGCTTGTAAGTCTGGCTATAAAGGCAATTTTGAGGGAGATTGTACCTTTCCGAGGGCCAGCAGGAGCCCGAGGAAAAATCCTCGGTCTGAACATCATTTTTTCCCGTCTGAAAACCCTGCGACTCAGTCTTCTAGGCATATCCACTCCAAGCTTTCTGCTGTGGGAAAGCTCAAGACGTCTAGCCCCAAAGTCCGTCGATCGTCAGCTCCTAGCATCAAGAACCCCGGCGTCTCCCACAAAACCCTGCAGGACTCCATCAATCATAGTGCCAGTCTGTCTCCAGACAGTAAAACAGTCAGCCACGAACGCACATCCTCCTTTTTCCCCTCTTCCCCTCCACGGTCTCATCGCTCTATCAGCCGGACTCCAAGCCAGAGCTCCACATCCTCATCCACAAAATCTGCCATTCAGGGATTTGTTAACGGTCGCCTCTCAGACTTTCTCAAGGAGAGGGCCCCCAGTCCCACTACAGGAGGATCGGACCAAACGACCTCACTGCCCTCCCCGTACAGTCAACTGACATCTCCCCGCATGCCCGATCACCTGAGTGGGCACGCAAGTGACACCACCAGCGTGTTGAGCGGCGATTTACCACCAGCTATGGGGAAGACATCCCTGCATTTTTCTAACAGAAACAGTTTGGTGAGCAGTGGCTATGACAGCATGGTGAGGGACAGCGAGGCCACAGGCAGCAGCACCTCAGCCAGAGACTCAGTCAGCGACAGGAGCGGCTCCCTCCTCAGCGCGGCTCGCAGCGGCCGGCCGTCTCGGAGACGAGGTGGTACAG GTACTCAGCAGCGCCACCTTTCCCATGATTCACCTCTGACCCTGAGACGCTCGGCTAGCGGTCTGCGGTCTCGCTGGATGGATCAAGGAATCCCAGAGGCCTACGAGATCAAGGTCTATGAGATCGACAATGTACAGAGGATGCAGGAAAGAGCAGGTGCTGGCAAACAG GGGCCCACATGCTTCAGCGCCAAGCTGAAGCTCCTGGAGCACCGTCAGCAGAGGATCTCCGAAGTCCGAGCCAAATACAACAACCTGAGGAGAGAGCTGGAGCTGGCCAAACGCCGCCTCATGCTGGAGCCCGCCACGTGGAACCACGAGT TCGACCTATGGCAGACGTTCGAGGTGGACTCCCTGGAGCATCTGGAAGCACTTGAGTTGGTGACGGCGCGGCTGGAGCGCAAGGTCAGCCTCTGCAAGGCCAACGTCATGATGGTCACCTGCTTTGATGGTGTCGCCGGGAGACGGCGTAAGAAGAGACGGCGAAAAACGGCAGATCATAGATTCACAGAGAGATACTGA